In a single window of the Esox lucius isolate fEsoLuc1 chromosome 22, fEsoLuc1.pri, whole genome shotgun sequence genome:
- the ackr3b gene encoding atypical chemokine receptor 3b, whose amino-acid sequence MSLSVNDLTELMEIWEELNFTADQYGDNLSTHHVEALLCPPAFSHGAVLYTLSVLYIFIFLVGLAANSLVVWVNLRSKAKRYETHLYILNLAVADLCVVATLPVWVSSLLQRGHWPFGEAVCKITHLVFSVNLFGSIFFLTCMSVDRYLSVALFREGGNGRRKKVVRRVICILIWLLSVAASVPDTYFLQAVKSTHLDATLCRPVYPVDNPREWMVGIQLSFIVLGFAIPFPVITGFYLLLARAIASADPAGSGTNSNQERSTSRTIILTYIVVFLVCWLPYHGVLLVDTLALLNLLPFSCRLDSFLFVALHLTQCFSLLHCCVNPIVYNFINRNYRYDLMKAFIFKYSTKTGLAKLIDASRVSETEYLAGSAVDNNV is encoded by the exons ATGAGTCTGAGCGTGAACGATTTGACGGAGCTAATGGAGATTTGGGAGGAGCTTAACTTCACGGCGGACCAGTACGGAGACAACCTATCCACACACCACGTGGAGGCACTACTGTGCCCGCCCGCCTTCAGCCACGGGGCGGTGCTCTACACTCTCTCCGTCCTCTACATTTTCATCTTCCTGGTGGGGCTGGCCGCCAACTCCCTGGTGGTGTGGGTCAACCTCCGCTCTAAGGCGAAGCGCTACGAGACGCACCTGTACATCCTCAACCTGGCCGTTGCCGACCTCTGTGTGGTGGCCACCCTCCCTGTCTGGGTCAGCTCGCTGCTCCAGCGCGGCCACTGGCCCTTCGGCGAGGCCGTCTGTAAGATCACCCACCTGGTGTTCAGCGTGAACCTCTTCGGGAGCATCTTCTTCCTCACCTGTATGAGCGTGGACCGTTACTTGTCCGTGGCGCTGTTCCGGGAGGGAGGGAACGGCCGCAGGAAGAAGGTGGTGCGGAGGGTCATCTGCATCCTGATCTGGCTGCTGTCAGTGGCCGCCTCCGTGCCGGACACGTACTTCCTCCAGGCCGTCAAGTCCACCCACTTGGACGCCACCCTGTGCAGGCCCGTCTACCCCGTCGACAACCCCCGCGAGTGGATGGTGGGCATCCAGCTCAGCTTCATCGTCCTGGGCTTTGCCATCCCGTTCCCCGTCATCACCGGGTTTTATCTCCTTCTGGCCCGAGCCATCGCCAGCGCCGACCCGGCCGGCTCCGGCACCAACTCAAACCAGGAGCGGAGTACCAG CCGGACGATCATCCTGACCTACATCGTGGTGTTTCTGGTGTGCTGGCTGCCATACCACGGAGTCCTTCTGGTGGACACGCTGGCCCTCCTCAACCTCCTGCCCTTCAGCTGCAGGCTGGACAGCTTCCTGTTCGTGGCCCTCCATCTTACCCAGTGCTTCAGCCTCCTACACTGCTGTGTCAACCCCATCGTCTATAACTTCATCAACAGGAACTACCGCTACGACCTCATGAAAGCCTTCATCTTCAAGTACTCCACCAAGACGGGCCTGGCCAAGCTCATCGATGCGTCGCGCGTGTCCGAGACGGAGTACTTGGCGGGGTCCGCGGTGGACAATAATGTGTGA